TAATTaagaaaagttatattatatagtttatCTTCATTTGTATAAACTGTATTAgattttataagtatattaaatacaTGTACATCCTCAATTATGGTCAATGTGTATTATTTTtcaatacaaaaaaaatgtattcgTCATTACTAATCTTATCTTTTTTTCATTCAAATAAGCTTTTTATCATTTTGAAATTTCAAGATGAATGAATCGTGgcaaaaaaaagagaataatgATGATAGATGATGCAAAAGAACTTATAGATGAATAAAGATGATTATTACATTGGTGACAACGTTGGACGAAATAAAAACGGGAAAATGGTAATAAAAAAGTTCTCTCAAGTTTTTGTGTATGaataatataagttttttcatgcaaatttttaattaacaaattaatttcTTATAAGTGCGTAAGCAATTGATCATAGATCCATTGGTACCGCCACTATGTGACCATATGGACCCACAAGATGAAGACTGTAAGGTCACGAGTTCAAATCTAGTCAAACGCAAATGGAGTGTTCCATGTGTGAGGATAATACTTCACCAGACATGAAATTTATGCGGTGTGTGTTATGGGTACCAAGATGGTACATGGGACTGGGGGATTCCCACccatttactttcttttttttttcttttaagtaaCATTTTGGTATTTCGCCAAGTTTGACGGGTTTCTCTCTCTTTCCACCCTCTGCTCCCTCACCTCTAACGGCTCTTTCTCCTAGATCTTGGATCGGAGATTGAGCCTATGATTTCGAGATTCAGATCGTGTAtttgagattgagagtttgagatcgaAATTATTCACATCCAGTTAAAGCttccactccggtggatctAACCCTATTTTTTACACTCTTTGGGCCGGAGGCCCCTTCCACTTTGGTGGATCTGGAAACAGCCTTTCTACTTTATGTAGGGATAAGGTCTGTTTACATCATATCTCCCCCGTACCCCGGCCTAGCCGGGATTGGGCACCGTTGTCGTTGTCGTGTGTATAAGTTTTTTgcaaaaattgatataacttttatatttgttCATGTTCATGCTttacttataaacaaaatatatgtaatcacttttcaactttcgtttttattatctttttgatTCAAAAAACAAACAGGAATAAAACAAGCAATCCTAGGAtcaagatcctctaaagttataatcaattttataggtgaagttgataattttgacctttggattaaaatcaagagtcaaaattcaaatatcaactttgaatcttggacctttgattttaatccaaaggttaaGATACACTCAACTTCACTTATGAAGTTGAttataactttagaggatcttgaTCCGCAATCCCAAACGTCTTTATAACCTAGAGTTGGTCGAGCTTTTGTTGAATTACTGTTTATGGAAAAGATAGTCTGAACTAATGCAGACAGTCTAAATGGGTCAATTcgttcatgaaaaaaaaaatacaattagtATGACAAAAAACTTGAGCATGCAATTGATAAAAGCATATTTTAAAACCATCATGAGACAAGAATGATTACTTACCATCCCCAAAAGGACCAATCTGGCATGACAATATCCAAGCTCCAAGGATCAGAGCAATACCTAAACAATGGTGGAGGCCCGGGATTTGGCCCCCTAAAGTACCGCTTTATGTTCAACACGGGCCGATCATCACAATCAAACATAAGTTCAAGATCAGGAACCCTACCAGGATACCGCCTTAACAATTGTTGAAACCCCCACAAGGTGAACAAATCTCGAGTCTGGATTGATTTTCTGAATTTTTCTACATACGCTTTTCCTTCAATGATTACTAGCCTAAAATGTGCACTCTTTTTAGCTACCTCCACCATCTCTCGTGTGATCCCTGTATCTCTCCAATGACGTAGATCTTCATGGATCCAACGAAAGTAATCCGGACATGTCTTGATCGATGTACCATCTATACTTTTGTGACTTGTTGGATAGTTCTTTGGGCAAGTTGTTGTTTGATTCCATACAAGGCAGTCAAGAGGGAAATCATCATGAACCTCATTTCTTCCTGATTGCAAGATTGATTGACCCGAAAACATAGACTACGAGCACAATGAGGGACACTAGTCagtaaaaaaaacacttttatattacaaaatggCATCAAATTAgcatatatatagtcattaaaaagatttttataggTTATAATGTAATTTAGTTGTTAGACCTTTTTTGCTTAATTAGTATGCTGCAACATATATACTGACAAACTTTTTGGGTTTGATTAATGAAACTTACAAGGTCTAACCGCACATCAATGAAGAACATAGCAAGAATCCCAAATACCACAACTAGAACCAACAAATTACAAGTTACAACAGCATAATTACGACAACGACGACCATATGAGGGCCTTAGCCAGTATGTCTTCTTACACTTCTCTTCATATGAGTCTTTCATATTTCGTATTCACTTGTTAATATGTTCACACTTTCTATATATGTAAGCAAAATGTATCACGTTAAAATGGGTAGGGGGTAGGGGCCGAGTATCATGCATATATGGTTTGAGGGCTATATGGCGCCTGaaattacatgtgaaaacaagcATTGTCCTTGAACTAATTGTGAAGGATAACtttaattatatgaaaatatggATAAAAATGTGACCAATGTCATAGAAATATCATGACATCTTGTTATACATATTGCTAATTAAGGCTAATACAAGTCATCTTTTTATTCCAGGCATCCAAAAATTAAAgtcatcttttatatatagtgGTACATAGCTAGCTATCACCATTTATTTTGATTGACACAAGTGGTGTTGTAATATATGAAGTTTGTCATGAATTATTTGCCTTCAACTTTATCAAACTTTTTTCGCTTTCTACTTATACAGTTATACCAAGGGGAAGAAGAAAAGTTAAACTAAAGCCACGAATTTAGTTGCTTTTATCTCTACCTTAACGTGAGAGTACGTAACTTCTTATTCAAAACTACTAGCATGACACCCGTGTAATGCGGCCTTAGTCATGCTGAGGACGGTGTAATAATGGGGTATAACCTAGTAGATATACATACTTTATGAAAATTGATGTAGATGGTTAATAGAGATGTTTGAAAATATAAAGGACTGacaatgtaatttaatcattaagtgTATTTTAGACAATAATACATGTAACCTTTAAATGGAGgtgtttttttattagatagtataaaacTATAGATAAACTCATGACAAtatgggccgggttagcccatttgATAGAGCTTATACTCTTATAGGCTCTTGGATaaaatttcaacatatcttGATTGAAATGAATTCcatattacataaaaataaaaataaaaagttggcttcaagatcttatatagttatatacgtatatatatgatACACTTTAAAGTAACAATACAACATTTTAGTGATAACTTGATCATATGTTCTGATTCTTCCAAAATTCGTCCTCCCATGTTTCAACTTGTTTTATAACTCTTGTTTTATTGTCTAAGATATCTTTAAGGGTCGAAGGATCATAGGGTGGAGGCATATTACATGGGATTCTATCCGTAGGTTCTTGCACGAACGATTCCAACATGAAATCCCTGAACTTCTGTTCCGCGGGGCATGCCATTGACTCTGAACATAGTTCCACAGCATTTGGAGTCATACTAGGTGTGAACTTCAAGAGCTTCGCATATTCTATCAATAGATGTAACGTGTAGTCATAAACGTAGTCCATCTTGACTTCCTCTTGAATAAACCGGCTTGATGCCACGCCCATCTCTTGTGCCTATCCAATGcatgaaaaaataaatgaaacacTTGATCAAAGATCAAAAGTTTGTGTATTAATGCAAGCAAGCTAGTTTACCTTGGAAGTGTGATTGTTCCCCCACTCAACCGCAAATTTAAGTGATTTACATTTGTCTGTGTCGCGAACGGGCCAGAAATGCTTGAGGGGCGCCATCCCTCTAGCGAAGAAAGTGTAGAAACGTGGGGTGATATATAATGTTGGTGAATCACAAGCCAATATGTATTTTTCGCTCACTGACCACGCCCATCCTTCTACATATATCTTGTACCTGTACTCCATGAatgattgattaataaaaaaaaaataagaaccgAAGAGTCAAATAGGATGTAGTATtcgatcaatatatatatttactttaattaccTGTAAGTACATTGATCTTTGATATTAGAACTCTGAAATCCATTTGTAACTTCTTTAGCCCAATCCTGTTTTATACAACTACAACATAATTAATCCATATATCTACAGTAGTATATTATGTTATACATAACTCAATCTTAAAACCagttttttatgtaaattacaaaaaattaatctaaataaatattaaagcaagtgcataataaataaaaataaaataaaaatggctTACCTGAAAAAATAAACGAGTATTCCAGTCAACATGAGTAGTGTTGTTTACGTTGCATTTTTTGAGGTCAACTCTGATAGGAGAAACAGTAGGGTTGCCCTTCCAATAAGCATAAGGTTCCCTATCCATCCATTTCACCTTCTTGTTTCCTTGTTTAATCTCTTCCAATGTCACTTCCCATGCCTTTTGGTTTGTCTCTGGCCTGTACGTACAACAAATAAATGATTACTCAATGATAAGCCACCTATTCAGTActtatttctatatattaatGAAGTTTATGTCTTTTAATGAGTCTATGTTGCTAcggatggcaaaaaaaaaaaaaaccgtacCCAATGGGGAAACCTAAATGATAAAATCCTAACCGATAATCTAAGAGTAATCACATATATTTATACTTCTTTGTTGTGTTAACTTGATTGTGAATGGAAGTGCCAATATTTGGCTACTGTTTTAAATGACTCTATGTGTTACCGACAATTTGGCCTATGAGTCTTGATAACTATATACTTAGTTAATCAAATATACTAGAGGTTCAAAGTTCCCCAAAATAACTTCTTGAATTGCTTGATTATATAGGAAGACTTTGTTATCTTAGCATTTTGGAATCATAATCTTTAATAACATTGATATTTTGACATTATACCTATAAGTTGTAAAGCATCACAACCTGATCGACTATATAGCTTGTAAAAGGgattacaaaatattaaaatatattaaaggatCCCCGATTACCCGTGTTGTTACCCGATGGTTAGTAAATAAACGGGGACCCGTCGGGTCTGGGTCCGGGTTTGGGACGGGGATTTTTAATCGGGTCTGGGTCCGGGATTACATAAACCCGGACCATACCCGACCCGTTGTCATCCCTACTAATGGGGTAAGTTGCCGTTTCTAATTAAGGTCTTAACACAAACCTCCTAGGTAAATATCTTGGGATGACAGATAAATATGAGTAGTTCAGTTAGACTGTGTACATGCATCTTAAATAGAAAAGACTACGCATTCTAGTAActgatttataaaaaaagtatttGGGTTATTTTATATTGTTTAGAACCTATGTAGCAAATACCTGTGTTATTAGGGCCGGGAAGGTTTATATTGGAGtaatacgagtatttattaaaataaaatggacAGTTAGTTGTTACTTTGAGCAAAATACATGTATCAGTTATATAATCTAATCTAATTACTTTATAACCTTATTAATTTTGTTAGAAGCTTTTGTCTTTCtgttatatatcatttttttagcCTTAATTTCTTCATCTTGAAATGGTATTAGTCAAGACAAATAATGGACGTATTCAAATTAAGACTGAGTTGTCTAAACTGAAAGAGTTGACTTATAGATTGATTAATTCATATTGCCAATCTCATATTTTCTACTAATTTTTAGTTCATGGAAGTATTAGAATTTGTCCCACTTGACCCTAACCATTTTCATTTTGCATTAATAAGTTGTGCAAGTATTCTTTCTAGCAAGTAAGTGATAATTGATGATAAATAAtttggttaaaaaaatatagcgaaatatttagaaaaagaagaagaaaactaaTTAAGTAATATAGGGAGACATAAATTACCATCCCCAGAAAGACCAATCTGGTGCGACAATATCCAAACTCTCGCGATCTGAGCAGTATCTGAATAGCGGTGGAGGTCCATTTGGTCCCTGAAAGCGTCTAGCATTGATCACGGGTCTATCATCACAATCAAACATAAGTTCCAAATCAGGAACCCTGCCAGGGTACCTTCTTAATAATTGTTGAAACCCCCATAGCGTAAGTAAATCTCGAGTCTGAATGGACTTTCTAAATTTTTCTATATACACTTTTCCATCAAGGATTATTAGCCTGAAATGGGCCGTCGACTTTGCTCTATCCACCATGTCTCTTGTGATCCCTGTCTTTCTCCAATGCCGTAGATCTTCATGGATCCAATGGAAGTAATCAGGACATGTTGTGATTGATGAATGGTTTagatttttatgagtttttgggTAAGTATTTTTGGGGCATGTTAGAGTTTGATTCCAAGCAAGGCAGTCATCAAGAGGTGTTTCATGAACCTTTTTCGTTGTTTGGAATTGTAGGATCGATTGACCTGCAAACGAGGACTACATATAATAGTTACATTATTAGcacaaaaaacaacaaatttaaATATCGTTCACTTGAAACAAAAAAAGACTTCACTAAATACAATATTTTCTACAATATGTAGAAAATAAATCATGTGGTCTACTGCCTAGCtaacaattctttttttttttctctttctctttgtGTTAATTTAACTTACTTACTTACCGTCTtcatttaaaacttaatataaAAGCATGcataattaaactaattaaaactcttttaacaaaaagttaGGCGTATGATAAAGACTTACAAAATCTAACCAGCACGCAGCCATCACAAATACGAAAAGGAAAGTGAATACCGAAACCATGAGCACCCGAGCGCGGGTTGATGTAGCATGAttattgttgttaccaaatgcTGGTCTTAGCCAGAATGTGTTCTTACACTTCTCTTCATATAAGCTCTTCATTTCTGAAAATTGTTAAAGGTTGCCTCATGTTACTCTATTTATCCACATGCTGGGCTTTTGAGGTAGCCCATGTTTTAGAGCATTATATGCTGCATGTAAAAACAAACATTAATTAGCGTTGAAGCTAATTGTGAGAAATTCATGGGTAGTGCAATAGAAGCCGTTccttatctttatatatactaaaaatctttatacgagtattaaataaaacaatgttGTGACAAtctttttacaaaaataacttatttgttacctttaaactttttcttaaaatttaatttttttgtttaaatataaatacttttctttttacaatattttgcatttttatttttttcttattttctgatgttatttttttaaattgtttttgttttcttttaaaaactctaatatatcatatatggtaTTTTAAGTTGCATAATCTAAATGTTTTTGTCCTAacagatttttaaattatccgTATATCATGCGCGTTAATAAGCTAATGATAAGGTATACTATTTAGAGGTTATAATTACCGTTGGACTGTCGCAATGTCAATGACAGAGATacgtttttatttataaaaaattgttaatatgtccgggttgaacccgggttaattatctagtatatactaaaatacaATTAAACTATCCTCAATGGACCAATTACATACTTCAATTTCTTaacattaattaaatcaacacatgtctaaattaatttacactttttgattttccatcaccaatttatacttttaaccaaatttaaaaataaatattaatttaatattattgttattagtaattgtaatcaaacaATAATTAGGATCATcatttggtttttcatcaccattttacactttaactcaatttaaaaatatttattaatttaatattattgttattagtacTGGTAGTCagactataattaggataatcatttggtttttcatcaccaatttatactttaactcatgtaacaccccgagctagggctcgaaatattacggaaatcatatagcacaaggagagattatcgtaggcaactaaatgaattTAAAGGATCCAGTGAATCCACAACAAGttaaatattcatacaaatgcacaaggagcaaacgaccatcaaagtttacaaaagaatattctagagatggctatcgatcctaagtaTTAGGCAAaagtgggcgaatgaatccttgatccacgTAAGTCCATGCCCGAGTCAAAAACTATCCAACAATCATGCATCACGTCCTTGATTCACCTAATttcctgaaaagtgtactaacaagtcaacactaggttggtgagttcgtagtagtGGTCCAAGAGGAACCACCGACGATAAACACAATCACATAAATAAAGACAATCACTGCATACTAGTAGTCTTACATGCcatccaaccaatgcatcacGATAAAATAAAGCGTGAGAATAAACCAATGCAAAGTCAATGTCATGATGCGGATGTTATGCATGCCAAAGCCAAAATGCATATGATATGTATGGCCATCGTGCCATCTGTGCAACGATACaagtcatcaccatgaccaatatggcatctcaaaaacgtcggcgaatatacgtctataaacccggatgactcaacaccagtgtatacgtctacACCTTGATATACTCATTTGTCTCATCAGACAACCATATCATCTCAAATGCATAACCATCACAATGCAAGCCCAAAGAACCATCAATCCAACAACTATTAAACCAACAATCATTAAACAACCAATATGAtcaatctatacatacatacacttatgaggcttgctttcaaagagtccacatctcaaaccttttgaaagcgaaGTCGGCTTCCATGTATGCACATCTGTCCTAATATATCatttctcaataccaacatacacataacaattcaattcatccatcaatcgtcatgcaatcaacaaacaactaaatttaacaaacaaacacacaatgtacacttttcagcccgaatctcaatagagtagggagaaCTCACCTTGAGCGGTTACAACAAGTTAAAGTCAAACTATAAACGTCCAACAATCACTTCGTGTGTGTCACCTATCAAATACACATTTTACAATCACAAATCAAACCCTAATCATAGCTTTAGAAAAGTAACTCAGCCTTAGAGGACAATTGGGACTTGACTCGGTTACGCCACAACCCTAAAGTGTCTTATTGGTTCAACCAAATATGAACAAGGACAATTTTTCACATCATTTTTGGAAATGGCAGTGGATTCAAGCTATAAGGATTATACCATgataaagtagactctctcacgattccaacgataggtcatacgcctaaaacggacttacggttcaaaagttataagcgtttgaagTTGACATAGGAAAAACGTTCGGAAACTGACCAGCAacattccactgcgccgcagtggggtctgacccttcccactgcgccgcagtgagatATTTCTGCCCCCAAACAAGCAGCTCCAACACCCAAACGACCCACAACTCATTTAGACTCAATTTCTTAACACAAGACACGAATTTACAGCTCATAAACTCAACTTTTGACATACATAACATGTTTCAACTTCAACCAACACAATCCCTTACCAAAACTTGATTCATTAACACAAAATCTTGCATAAATTCGGCCATGAACAACCCTAAGAACAACCACATTTCGATTTTTGACTTTCTAATTGATTATGGACACATTTAAATCGTTTTTGAGCATCAATAGATAAAACCCACAACAAAAATACACTTATTAACCCACAATTTGCTTCAAATCACTCTTGACCTTCACAAACCCtaattaaaccctaatttttgaccCAAACCCGATTCATGACCCGTACTTACTTGAAATCAactataaaaaagtaaataaacataGAATAAAGGGTTATGGAGCAAGTCTAACTTACCAAAATCTCCACCAAGCTCTCAAACCTGAAATTTAACCCGAATGAGATGTTTCCTTGcactttggaacccaagttcttgatatgatgttaaaatgatgataagatttattattattgcattaactaagcttgaattACCATAGATTGTGAATTAacttagagagagagaaaaatgtgcgtgtgtgtgtgtgtgttttgtaagagattaagagagagagagatgagaAGAAATGAGAGGAAGGGAAGGGATAAGATGGGTGGGGGGATGGGTTGACTTGATTAAGTCATGGACCATGGttttgatccatgggttgacccaccATCATACCACTAATTAACTCATAACCCACGACATATCATCTAGCACACCGCCAATCAACCCATCGAGTATAAAGTTAGttattttaactacaaaatAGACTTAAAGATAGCATTAGATACCATAATTCATCAAATTACACTTAAACTCAAATTTCACGGTTGTTacaacccaatttaaaaataattattaaattaatattattattattagtaattgtaattagattataattaggataatcattgttaTTCTTAGAATttggaatcaaactatatttatgATACAGAttcttcacacacacacacacacacacacacacatatatatatatatatgtatgtatgtattaaccatgcaaataaaaacacaacacaTGAAATCATTGAAAATCCATGAACCAACTGctatttttattgttcttaagaGCCATggctaacaaaaataaaaatacttttttGCATGACATCAATAAAAACTCGGTTAATGATGTatcaaagttaagatattgCTTCTCTGAAATAGTgtaacatcttaaaaaaaaattagccaatgaaaattaaactttattatagttttaacattaaaataatttcctagtatttatattttggatatggggttaatttagttggaactttaatggATAACAGGTATTTTACccaccaaaaatcaaaaggggCGTGACATCCTTGGGAGATGCCAGCCATGtttctttcctttcttccaTTCATTTTCCTCATTTTCTTCTTAATCAAATTCTTCTCTCAATTTATATCTAACAATTTCTTACTTTCACATTAATCAAACAATCTTTCAAgtgaataataataacaaaaacaataatctTCAAGTAAGGAATTTCAAGTTTGAAGAATTTGTGTATGTGAAGTGTGTGTGTCGACACACATAGTATAGGAGGATGAAAAGTGTGATTCAATTTCTTAGTCTTAACTCTTATTTCCTAAAGGTAAGGATTTCTATAACTTAACTTTTATTAACTTCAAAGATTAGGGTTCATGCAACTAGTGAATATGGGTTTTGGGGGTTTTTCATAAAATGGGTTATATGGAGTAATTTcaatttagggttcttgaataGGTAGGAATTGGGGGTTTTCAAAAAGTGGGTTATTTACTTGAATTTAAGCTAACAAATTGAAGATTTTGAGTAGTAATGTAGTATACTATATAGAAGTGATAATGAAAAGATGGAAATAATGAGTTTTGAGTAAAATGTTATATGGTCATATTGATAAGATAAAGAAATGGTGATCTTTGTATTAAAATGAGTTATGGCCATGATGCTGTGTaagtaaaatgagattttgaaagaaGTCAACTTTAAAGAATGATAAGAATgtgaattatgtaaaaatagGGTTGGGCATTGAGATGCTAGAAAAGATTGTAATGTATGACTTGTTAGCCTTGTGTATGAAGTAATTGAGCTTGATGACcttatatgtgtaaattgtgaatTATTGCTAGGTGGAAAgcaatatgattgttagatggTTATCATGGATTTGGTTGTCGCGAAAGAGGTGAGTACTCTTACATACGATTATATGtacgttgggtcgattaccatttgatggtggattccgtgtatggtaatcgatttggcgttagggcctaatttgaggtcggggcctaagaaccccatagttgaactgaaatgaggcctaagaacctcttgttgAATTGAgataaggcctaagaacctttcaggctaagaacctcttgagattattgtttagcgtatattgatccatgtatgtgttgttagcgcaaaagtgagtatgcaagtgatggtacATTGAAACTCTTGCGTGGGAGACATCACCACCTCGTCCACCCCTTACCCGTTACAAATGCTCTAACATTGAAACTCTTGCGTGGGGGACCCATTGACAGGGACAGAAGCACGAGATGTAGAAAGATTACCAGCAATCCAACTTCTCCACTTTTGTGGGAATCCCATTCGTTGCATAATCGACTCTAGAGAACCCAAATTAAGGCTATCAAATGCCTTTTCTAAATTTACTGTAACCAGAAAgccatttttcttcttttttttcagCCAGGTCCGGTAGGAATGGCAATGGGTCGGGTTCGGGTAGTACTAAACCCGAACCCGATAAGGAATATACGACCCAAACCCGATACCCCGGGTACCTTATCGGGGACCCCATCGGGGATAAAATCATGCCCGAAACCCGATAAGGATAGTTACTTTTCAAAGAAATTTACCAAAACTTGCATGATTTGAGAAAGGATACTACGTATTCTTGATGTTTTGAGAAATGGATGTATAAGTTATTAAACATAGATACAAATTTTGTTGATATTAATGTGAAATATAGATTCAAaactaaatacttataaatatatagatatagatattgatatCGGGTCGGGTCGGGGTAGACATGCCACAGTCCCTGCCCCGAACGGGTTCGGGTATCGGGTTTCCTCATCGGGTTTCGGATTTCCCCGTCAGGTCGGGTTTTTTTTGCCATCCCCCAGGTGATTACCTCATTAGGACCAAAGGCCCGTCAAGAATGTTTCTCTTAGATAGATATGCCGATTGCTCCATCGAGATTACCTTATGAATCACCAACTTGTTGGTGCATCCAATAAGGGTAATAGGCCTAAAGTGAGACAATTCAACCGGGTTCACTGTCTTTGGAACAAGATCAATAAAAGATGAAGAGCAATATGGTGAGAGAGACCCAGTGGAGTAGAATTAAAGAAATAACTTCTGGAAGTCAGGTTCGTACCATGCCCAATATCTCTTTAAAAAGTAGAAATTAAACCCATCAAGCCCAGGGGCTAAGTCATTATCACGCCCCAAAAGAGCAGCCTTTACTTCTTGCGTGGAGAAAGGTTGGATAAGCAGAGAGGTATCCTGATCATCGAGACGACATAGGTGAAAGCAAGTAAGAGAGGGTCGGGAAGGTTGAGGCTCGCGGAAACGATttgaaaaaaattcataaacttTACTCTTGATAACTTTAGGATTTGTACCCAAAGGCCGTCCAAAGTTGCCCATTTATTCTATTATTGGATGTATTCACATTGACAATCCCATGGAAATAAGATGAATTCTCGTCTCCTTGCACTGCCCATCTTAAGCGAGATTTTTGACGTAGATCCAGATTG
The sequence above is drawn from the Erigeron canadensis isolate Cc75 chromosome 4, C_canadensis_v1, whole genome shotgun sequence genome and encodes:
- the LOC122595614 gene encoding uncharacterized protein LOC122595614 isoform X2; the protein is MGVSTIIKKGPNGPPPLFRYCSDRESLDIVAPDWSFWGWPETNQKAWEVTLEEIKQGNKKVKWMDREPYAYWKGNPTVSPIRVDLKKCNVNNTTHVDWNTRLFFQDWAKEVTNGFQSSNIKDQCTYRYKIYVEGWAWSVSEKYILACDSPTLYITPRFYTFFARGMAPLKHFWPVRDTDKCKSLKFAVEWGNNHTSKAQEMGVASSRFIQEEVKMDYVYDYTLHLLIEYAKLLKFTPSMTPNAVELCSESMACPAEQKFRDFMLESFVQEPTDRIPCNMPPPYDPSTLKDILDNKTRVIKQVETWEDEFWKNQNI
- the LOC122595614 gene encoding uncharacterized protein LOC122595614 isoform X1, whose product is MKSLYEEKCKNTFWLRPAFGNNNNHATSTRARVLMVSVFTFLFVFVMAACWLDFSSFAGQSILQFQTTKKVHETPLDDCLAWNQTLTCPKNTYPKTHKNLNHSSITTCPDYFHWIHEDLRHWRKTGITRDMVDRAKSTAHFRLIILDGKVYIEKFRKSIQTRDLLTLWGFQQLLRRYPGRVPDLELMFDCDDRPVINARRFQGPNGPPPLFRYCSDRESLDIVAPDWSFWGWPETNQKAWEVTLEEIKQGNKKVKWMDREPYAYWKGNPTVSPIRVDLKKCNVNNTTHVDWNTRLFFQDWAKEVTNGFQSSNIKDQCTYRYKIYVEGWAWSVSEKYILACDSPTLYITPRFYTFFARGMAPLKHFWPVRDTDKCKSLKFAVEWGNNHTSKAQEMGVASSRFIQEEVKMDYVYDYTLHLLIEYAKLLKFTPSMTPNAVELCSESMACPAEQKFRDFMLESFVQEPTDRIPCNMPPPYDPSTLKDILDNKTRVIKQVETWEDEFWKNQNI